The Megalops cyprinoides isolate fMegCyp1 chromosome 12, fMegCyp1.pri, whole genome shotgun sequence genome contains a region encoding:
- the btbd9 gene encoding BTB/POZ domain-containing protein 9, giving the protein MSNSHPLRPLASVSEIDHVHLLSEQLGALVPGEEYSDVTFIVEGKRFPAHRVILAARCHYFRALLYGGMKESQPQAEVRLEETRSEAFSMLLQYLYTGRASLSSAREEVLLDFLGLAHRYGLQPLEDSTSEFLRTVLHTHNVCLVFDVASLYCLNTLSAACCAYMDRHAPEVLASDGFLTLSKTALLTVVRRDSFAASEKDIFQALCRWCRHNGESAAQEVMSAVRLPLMSLTEMLNIVRPSGLLSPDDLLDAIKTRSESRDMDLNYRGMLIPEENIATMKHGAQVVKGELKSALLDGDTQNYDLDHGFSRHPIEDDGRAGIQVKLGQPSIINHIRILLWDRDSRSYSYYIEVSMDELDWVRVVDHSKYLCRSWQNLYFPARVCRYVRIVGTHNTVNKVFHLVAFECMFTHRPFTLEKGLVVPNENMATISACASVIEGVSRSRNALLNGDTRNYDWDSGYTCHQLGSGAIVIQLAQPYMVGSLRLLLWDCDDRSYSYYIELSTNQQQWTKVIDRSKMACRSWQTLTFDKQPASFIRIVGTHNTANEVFHCVHFECPAQLDVEVKEGSPGQGPPEANPAPQQPRPPRPSRSQSLLPPQPSSHQPSSSSPSHSHH; this is encoded by the exons ATGAGTAACAGCCACCCTTTGCGACCGCTGGCCTCTGTGTCGGAGATTGATCATGTGCACCTTCTGTCGGAGCAGCTGGGCGCGCTGGTGCCGGGCGAAGAATACAGCGACGTCACCTTCATCGTGGAGGGGAAGCGCTTCCCTGCGCACAGGGTCATTTTGGCAGCACGCTGCCACTATTTCAG AGCTTTGCTGTATGGTGGGATGAAGGAGTCTCAGCCCCAAGCTGAAGTCCGTCTGGAGGAGACGCGGTCAGAGGCTTTCTCCATGCTGCTTCAGTATCTGTACACGGGTAGGGCCAGCCTCAGCTCCGCCCGCGAAGAGGTGCTGCTGGACTTCCTGGGGCTGGCGCACCGCTATGGCCTCCAGCCACTAGAGGACTCCACCTCTGAGTTCTTGCGTACTGTGCTGCACACCCACAACGTGTGCCTGGTGTTTGATGTGGCCAGCCTCTATTGCCTGAACACACTGAGTGCTGCCTGTTGCGCTTACATGGACCGCCATGCCCCCGAAGTGCTGGCGTCAGATGGCTTCCTGACGCTGTCCAAG ACTGCCCTGCTGACAGTGGTGCGAAGGGACTCCTTCGCCGCGAGCGAGAAGGACATCTTCCAGGCCTTGTGCCGCTGGTGCCGACACAACGGAGAGAGCGCAGcgcaggaagtgatgtcagcgGTTCGCCTGCCCCTCATGAGCCTGACAGAGATGCTGAACATCGTGCGCCCCTCAGGTCTGCTCAGCCCTGACGACCTGCTGGACGCCATCAAGACCCGCTCAGAGAGCCGCGACATGGACCTCAACTACCGCGGCATGCTCA TACCGGAGGAGAATATCGCCACAATGAAGCACGGCGCCCAGGTGGTGAAGGGGGAGCTGAAGTCTGCCCTGCTGGACGGAGACACGCAGAACTATGACCTGGACCACGGCTTCTCCCGGCACCCCATCGAGGACGACGGCCGCGCCGGGATCCAGGTCAAACTGGGCCAGCCCTCCATCATCAATCACATCCGTATCCTGCTGTGGGACAGGGACAGTCG gTCATACTCTTACTACATTGAGGTGTCCATGGATGAGCTGGACTGGGTGCGTGTCGTGGATCATTCCAAGTATCTGTGTCGCTCCTGGCAGAACCTCTATTTCCCAGCACGAGTCTGCAG ATATGTGCGCATCGTGGGTACGCACAACACTGTCAACAAGGTCTTCCACTTGGTTGCCTTCGAATGCATGTTCACTCACCGCCCCTTCACGCTGGAGAAGGGCCTTGTTG TGCCCAACGAGAACATGGCCACCATCTCGGCCTGCGCCAGCGTGATAGAGGGGGTCAGCCGGAGCCGGAACGCCCTGCTCAATGGGGACACCCGCAACTACGACTGGGACTCGGGCTACACCTGTCATCAGCTCGGCTCTGGAGCCATAGTGATCCAGCTGGCCCAGCCCTACATGGTGGGCTCCCTCAG GCTGCTCTTGTGGGACTGTGATGACCGCAGTTACAGTTACTACATCGAGctctccaccaatcagcagCAGTGGACGAAGGTGATTGACAGGTCAAAAATGGCGTGTAG GTCCTGGCAGACCCTGACGTTCGACAAGCAGCCCGCCTCCTTCATCCGCATCGTGGGGACTCACAACACTGCTAATGAG GTCTTCCACTGTGTCCATTTTGAGTGTCCAGCCCAGCTGGACGTGGAAGTTAAGGAGGGCAGTCCTGGGCAGGGCCCCCCTGAGGCAAACCCTGCACCccagcagccccgcccccctcgtCCCTCCCGCTCCCAGAGCCTGCTCCCCCCCCAGCCTTCGTCCCACcagccttcctcctcctctccctcacactcccaCCATTGA